A portion of the Acidisoma sp. PAMC 29798 genome contains these proteins:
- the atpA gene encoding F0F1 ATP synthase subunit alpha, giving the protein MEIRPAEISEILKKQIASFDTDANVAETGQVLSVGDGIAQVFGLQNVMAGELVEFPGVGLKGMALNLAADSVGVVIFGEDSGIREGDTVVRTGDIVDVPVGKELLGRVVDGLGNPIDGRGPIATTQRRRAEVKAPGIIPRKSVHEPMQTGIKSIDALIPIGRGQRELIIGDRQTGKTAVIIDTIINQKTINAGSDESKKLYCIYVAIGQKRSTVAQLVRTLEEYGAMEYSIVVAATASEPAPLQFLAPYTACAMGEYFRDNGMHALIAYDDLSKQAVAYRQMSLLLRRPPGREAYPGDVFYLHSRLLERAAKMSDAEGAGSLTALPVIETQAGDVSAYIPTNVISITDGQIFLETELFFKGIRPAVNVGVSVSRVGSAAQIKAMKQVSGRIKLDLAQYREMQAFSQFASDLDPSTQKLLARGARLTELLKQPQFHPLPVEEEAVVIFAGVRGLIDRVPVAKVVEFERHYIAELKSREPGLLDSVRNDREFKPDVDKKLTEFVTKLVDSFVS; this is encoded by the coding sequence ATGGAGATCCGCCCGGCAGAGATCTCGGAGATCCTGAAGAAGCAGATCGCCAGCTTCGACACCGACGCTAACGTGGCCGAGACGGGCCAGGTGTTGAGCGTCGGCGATGGCATCGCTCAGGTCTTCGGGCTGCAGAATGTGATGGCCGGCGAGCTGGTGGAATTCCCCGGCGTCGGCCTCAAGGGCATGGCCCTGAACCTCGCCGCCGACAGCGTCGGCGTGGTGATCTTTGGCGAGGATAGCGGCATCCGCGAGGGTGACACCGTGGTCCGCACCGGTGACATCGTGGACGTTCCGGTCGGCAAGGAATTGCTCGGCCGCGTGGTCGATGGTCTCGGCAATCCGATCGACGGTCGCGGCCCGATTGCTACGACCCAGCGCCGCCGCGCCGAGGTCAAGGCACCGGGCATCATTCCCCGCAAGTCGGTGCATGAGCCCATGCAGACCGGCATCAAGTCGATCGACGCCCTGATCCCGATCGGCCGTGGCCAGCGCGAGCTGATCATCGGTGATCGTCAGACCGGCAAGACTGCTGTCATCATCGACACCATCATCAATCAGAAGACGATCAACGCCGGCAGCGACGAGAGCAAGAAGCTCTATTGCATCTATGTCGCCATCGGCCAGAAGCGCTCGACCGTGGCGCAGCTCGTCCGCACCTTGGAAGAGTATGGCGCGATGGAATATTCCATCGTCGTCGCCGCCACGGCGTCCGAGCCGGCGCCCTTGCAGTTCCTGGCGCCCTATACCGCCTGCGCCATGGGCGAGTATTTCCGCGACAACGGCATGCATGCGCTGATCGCCTATGACGATCTGTCCAAGCAGGCCGTGGCTTACCGCCAAATGTCGCTGCTGCTGCGCCGCCCGCCGGGCCGCGAGGCCTATCCGGGCGACGTCTTCTACCTGCATTCCCGCTTGCTGGAGCGCGCCGCGAAAATGTCGGACGCCGAAGGCGCGGGCAGCCTCACGGCGCTGCCGGTGATCGAAACCCAAGCGGGTGACGTTTCGGCCTATATCCCGACGAACGTGATCTCGATCACGGACGGCCAGATCTTCCTGGAGACCGAGCTGTTCTTCAAGGGTATCCGCCCGGCCGTGAACGTCGGCGTCAGCGTTTCCCGCGTTGGGTCCGCCGCGCAGATCAAGGCGATGAAGCAGGTCTCCGGCCGCATCAAGCTGGACCTCGCCCAGTATCGCGAAATGCAGGCCTTCAGCCAGTTCGCGTCCGACCTCGACCCGTCGACCCAGAAACTTCTGGCCCGAGGCGCGCGGCTGACCGAGTTGCTGAAGCAGCCGCAGTTCCACCCGCTGCCGGTGGAAGAGGAAGCGGTGGTCATCTTCGCCGGCGTGCGTGGTCTGATCGACCGCGTGCCCGTCGCCAAGGTGGTGGAGTTCGAGCGCCACTATATCGCTGAGCTGAAGTCGCGTGAGCCCGGCCTGCTCGACTCGGTTCGCAATGACCGCGAGTTCAAGCCGGACGTGGACAAGAAGCTCACGGAGTTCGTGACCAAGCTTGTCGACTCCTTCGTATCCTGA
- a CDS encoding tyrosine recombinase XerC, which yields MSADIPATYTAARPAATAEVSRQAWLVWLTSERRAARLTVETYGRDLAGFLGFLTRHLGAEPTLADLARLTPADFRGWLAEAAADNLSNATRAKKLSAVKSFLRYVERDHGIAVAAIGLVATPRARKPLPRALTVIDARAIATEIGEVSDVAALQARDTALFTLLYGCGLRISEALSLDRGQAPLPGSDAPLRVMGKGGKTRIVPVLPLAREMMARWVALHWQPAGDAPLFLGARGKRLDAAIAQKSLRTFRRQNGLPEHATPHALRHSFATHLLAQGADLRAIQDLLGHASLSTTQRYTEVDTAQLMAVWRRSHPRA from the coding sequence ATGAGTGCTGACATCCCCGCTACCTACACGGCGGCGCGACCCGCTGCCACGGCGGAGGTCTCGCGACAGGCGTGGCTCGTCTGGCTCACCTCCGAACGTCGCGCCGCGCGGCTGACAGTGGAAACCTATGGCCGGGATCTGGCCGGGTTCCTCGGTTTCCTTACGCGTCATCTCGGGGCCGAGCCGACTCTCGCCGACCTCGCTCGGCTGACGCCCGCCGACTTTCGTGGCTGGTTGGCGGAGGCGGCGGCGGACAATCTGAGCAATGCCACCCGCGCCAAGAAGCTGTCGGCGGTCAAATCCTTCCTTCGTTATGTCGAGCGCGACCACGGCATCGCCGTGGCCGCCATCGGCCTGGTGGCGACACCCCGCGCGCGGAAGCCGCTGCCCCGTGCCCTCACCGTCATCGACGCCCGCGCCATCGCAACCGAAATCGGTGAAGTGTCGGATGTGGCGGCGCTGCAAGCGCGCGACACCGCGCTGTTCACGCTGCTCTATGGCTGCGGATTGCGGATCTCGGAGGCGCTGAGCCTCGATCGTGGCCAGGCACCGCTCCCCGGATCGGACGCACCGCTGCGCGTGATGGGTAAGGGCGGCAAGACGCGAATCGTGCCGGTATTGCCCTTGGCGCGGGAAATGATGGCCCGCTGGGTCGCCCTGCACTGGCAACCGGCGGGAGACGCGCCGCTGTTCCTGGGCGCGCGCGGCAAGCGGCTGGACGCCGCGATCGCGCAAAAGAGCCTGCGCACCTTCCGGCGCCAGAACGGCCTGCCGGAACATGCGACACCCCATGCGCTGCGGCATTCCTTCGCCACCCATCTGCTGGCGCAGGGCGCCGATCTACGCGCCATCCAGGACCTGCTGGGCCATGCCAGCCTCTCCACCACCCAACGCTATACCGAAGTGGACACCGCGCAGCTCATGGCCGTGTGGCGCCGGTCCCACCCCCGCGCGTGA
- a CDS encoding glycosyltransferase produces the protein MRRLLVYRDVILPASETEFMRRQYLGFSHLQPLWIGRRITEAAKSLEVLRLGGDGISGPARRVLFKETGVVPDRAALATLRPVAIHAQFGRGGAFALPIARALNIPLAVTFHGGDAHKDTHYRRFPPGVFARRLPALMAEARVFICVSDSVKARLIDRGFPVEKLVVIPIGTEIPSAPLSVRLGESLLFVGRFVEKKGLSVLIAALKRLQAEGRAPEAVIVGDGPLGDAIRAEAASLSGVRFLGWQPPEAVAVLMREAGLLVVPSLRAAGGDAEGLPSVAVEAMALGLPVLASDEAGLGGVAEAIVPARDAGAMATAIAALMADPARRMSLGEAGYARARQDFDAKVQSARLEAVLVGLVS, from the coding sequence ATGCGCCGGCTGCTCGTTTACCGGGACGTGATCCTGCCGGCGTCAGAGACGGAATTCATGCGCCGGCAGTATCTGGGCTTCTCGCACCTGCAACCGCTGTGGATCGGTCGCCGGATCACGGAAGCCGCCAAGAGCCTGGAGGTTCTTCGCCTCGGCGGTGACGGGATTTCTGGCCCCGCGCGGCGGGTGCTGTTTAAGGAGACGGGCGTCGTCCCCGATAGAGCGGCTTTGGCGACCCTGCGCCCGGTTGCCATCCATGCGCAGTTCGGGCGCGGCGGTGCGTTTGCCCTGCCGATCGCGCGGGCTTTGAACATCCCCCTCGCCGTCACCTTCCATGGCGGTGACGCCCACAAGGACACACATTATCGGCGCTTTCCGCCGGGCGTTTTCGCGCGCCGCCTGCCGGCGCTGATGGCAGAGGCACGGGTTTTCATCTGCGTGTCCGACAGCGTGAAGGCGCGGCTGATCGACCGCGGTTTTCCTGTCGAAAAGCTCGTGGTTATCCCCATTGGAACAGAGATTCCCTCCGCACCGCTGTCCGTGCGCCTGGGCGAGTCGTTGCTGTTCGTCGGTCGTTTCGTCGAGAAAAAGGGGCTTTCGGTCCTGATCGCCGCTCTTAAGCGGCTTCAGGCAGAAGGGCGCGCGCCGGAAGCGGTGATCGTCGGCGATGGACCGCTGGGGGATGCGATCCGCGCCGAGGCCGCGTCCCTTTCAGGTGTGCGTTTCCTTGGCTGGCAGCCGCCAGAGGCGGTCGCGGTTTTGATGCGGGAGGCTGGGCTTCTGGTTGTGCCAAGTCTGCGTGCGGCGGGCGGAGACGCTGAGGGGCTACCGAGTGTTGCGGTGGAAGCCATGGCGCTGGGGCTTCCGGTGCTTGCCTCCGACGAGGCGGGGCTGGGCGGGGTCGCGGAGGCGATCGTGCCGGCGCGCGATGCGGGGGCGATGGCGACGGCGATTGCGGCGCTCATGGCTGATCCGGCGCGGCGCATGAGCTTGGGGGAGGCCGGCTATGCCCGCGCGCGGCAGGACTTCGATGCAAAGGTGCAGTCTGCACGGCTTGAGGCGGTGTTGGTGGGGTTGGTGTCTTAG
- a CDS encoding F0F1 ATP synthase subunit delta, producing the protein MASGGAKNSPNQILAGRYATALYSYAEETGDLDRVIEEMDALGRLIDESADFRNLLSNPLIDAEEGTKAARAVLQSQGFGKIVQDFVGVVAVNRRLFFLRAIVRGFAALVDEKRGVIAAAVASAHPLSDVQRTQLRARLTELGYGRVAITETVDPSLLGGLVVKLGARLYDTSLKSRLQRLQYAMKGAA; encoded by the coding sequence GTGGCCTCGGGCGGCGCAAAGAATTCTCCAAACCAGATCCTCGCGGGGCGCTATGCCACCGCGCTCTATTCCTATGCGGAGGAGACGGGTGACCTCGACCGGGTCATCGAGGAGATGGACGCCCTGGGTCGTCTGATCGACGAGAGCGCCGATTTCCGCAACCTCCTCTCCAATCCGTTGATCGATGCCGAGGAAGGGACCAAGGCGGCACGCGCCGTTCTGCAATCCCAGGGCTTCGGCAAGATCGTGCAGGATTTCGTGGGCGTCGTGGCCGTCAATCGCCGCCTGTTTTTCTTGCGTGCCATCGTGCGCGGCTTCGCAGCCCTTGTGGATGAGAAGCGCGGCGTGATTGCGGCGGCGGTCGCTTCGGCGCATCCGCTGAGCGATGTCCAGCGCACCCAGCTCCGTGCCCGCCTGACCGAATTGGGCTATGGGCGCGTGGCCATTACCGAGACGGTCGATCCGTCTCTTCTCGGCGGGCTTGTCGTCAAACTCGGCGCCCGTCTCTATGACACCAGCCTGAAGTCGCGCCTACAGCGACTGCAATACGCGATGAAGGGAGCCGCCTGA
- the atpC gene encoding ATP synthase F1 subunit epsilon has protein sequence MPLALEIVSPEKLLVSESVDMVVIPASEGDIGVLPEHSRMIVLLRGGEVILYTGEQITARYFVTGGFAEITEERCTVLADTAEPSALLDRAKGETQLQDALRELSDADKAGQVDRLVPLMERVQVAQAIVDTAAAQG, from the coding sequence GTGCCACTCGCTCTAGAGATCGTAAGCCCCGAGAAGCTGCTCGTGTCGGAGTCCGTCGATATGGTCGTCATTCCGGCCTCGGAAGGCGACATCGGCGTGCTACCCGAGCATAGCCGCATGATCGTGCTGTTGCGGGGCGGCGAGGTAATTCTCTACACCGGCGAGCAGATCACTGCCCGGTACTTCGTGACCGGCGGTTTCGCCGAGATTACGGAAGAGCGCTGCACGGTGCTGGCCGATACGGCCGAGCCCTCTGCCTTGCTCGATCGCGCGAAGGGCGAGACGCAGCTTCAGGATGCGCTGCGTGAGTTGTCGGACGCCGATAAAGCCGGCCAGGTCGATCGTCTCGTCCCGCTGATGGAGCGCGTGCAGGTCGCCCAGGCGATCGTCGATACGGCCGCCGCGCAAGGCTGA
- a CDS encoding F0F1 ATP synthase subunit gamma has protein sequence MPSLKALRIRINSVKSTQKITSAMKMVAASKLRRAQAQAEAAQPYADRMERMLSALADSMADQPAGTVSPLLAGTGRDQKHLIVNVTADRGLAGGFNTNSARAARLLLRRLESEGKSVKLLTIGRKGRDYLRREFADKVIDNPMEGGKKRPEFSDAELVSQKIQQMLAAGEVDVVTLVYNRFQSVMTQVPTELQLVPMARDEDKSKTDGGEDKPTYEFEPDEDEILARLLPRALGIQIYRAMLDNEAGFYAAQMTAMDGATRNAGDMIKRLTLNYNRARQANITSELIEIISGAEAV, from the coding sequence ATGCCGAGCCTGAAGGCCCTCCGAATTCGGATCAACAGCGTCAAGTCGACGCAGAAGATCACGAGCGCCATGAAGATGGTCGCGGCGTCCAAGCTCCGCCGCGCGCAGGCGCAGGCGGAGGCGGCGCAGCCTTACGCCGACCGGATGGAGCGGATGCTGAGCGCGCTTGCGGACAGCATGGCCGACCAGCCAGCCGGCACAGTCTCGCCCTTGCTTGCGGGCACCGGGCGCGACCAGAAGCACCTGATCGTCAATGTGACGGCCGATCGCGGCCTCGCCGGCGGCTTCAACACCAACTCCGCCCGCGCCGCGCGGCTGCTTCTTCGCCGTTTGGAATCAGAGGGCAAGTCGGTGAAGCTGCTCACCATCGGCCGCAAGGGGCGTGATTATTTGCGCCGCGAGTTCGCCGACAAGGTGATCGACAATCCGATGGAGGGCGGCAAGAAGCGCCCTGAGTTCAGCGATGCCGAACTGGTGTCGCAAAAGATCCAGCAAATGCTGGCGGCCGGTGAGGTCGATGTCGTGACGCTGGTCTATAATCGCTTCCAGAGCGTCATGACCCAGGTGCCGACCGAGCTTCAGCTCGTTCCGATGGCGCGCGACGAGGATAAGTCGAAGACGGATGGCGGCGAAGACAAGCCGACTTACGAATTCGAGCCCGACGAGGATGAGATTTTGGCCCGCCTGCTGCCACGGGCTCTCGGTATTCAGATCTACCGGGCCATGCTGGATAACGAGGCCGGCTTCTACGCTGCGCAGATGACCGCCATGGATGGCGCCACGCGCAACGCCGGCGACATGATCAAGCGCCTGACACTGAATTACAATCGCGCTCGTCAGGCGAATATTACTTCGGAGCTGATCGAGATCATCTCCGGCGCGGAAGCCGTTTAA
- a CDS encoding primosomal protein N', producing the protein MTRAPDRVSVLLPFPLGAPFDYRRPAGMDVAPGDVVLVPLQGKSVHGVVWDTAPDPDLPPGKLKALAPAPGLPHLAAPLRRFIDWVAAYTLSPPGEVLAMAIRAPLLVAPPARLGTGWLPAEGMVETESLTPARRRVLEVLADGRARGLADLIREAGVGPGVARAMADRGLLRPVAITRPDAFGRPDPDYAGAPTLSPQQAEAATTLAAAVHDHAFSVTLLDGVTGSGKTETYLEAVAEAVRQGRQSLILLPEIALSAQWLDRFARRFGVAPAVWHSDLSPAVRRRTWRAVASGQAPVVVGARSALFLPFPALGLIVVDEEHETAFKQEEGVIYHARDMAVVRARMETAPIVLVSATPSLETTANVEAGRYGHLNLPSRHGGAALPDVIAIDQRKAPPERGRFLSPPLVDAIAETLARGEQAMLFLNRRGYAPLTLCRHCGHRFACKNCTAWLVEHRRRRLLQCHHCGHTEGVPKACPACDTEDSLTAVGPGVERITEEAALLFPDARLLVMASDTLGGPEGAARAAQAITDRTVDLIIGTQIVAKGWHFPHLTLVGVVDADLGLAGGDLRAGERTLQLLHQVAGRAGRAEAPGRVLLQTFSPEHPVMKALIGGDIAAFMEAEAAARRPGHWPPYGRLAALIIYGEDVMETDRVAAALGRAAPHGEGIEVLGPAPAPLAMLRGRHRRRLLLKTRRDIAVQPLLREWLARVPAPRAVRVDVDVDPVSFL; encoded by the coding sequence ATGACGCGAGCGCCGGATCGCGTCTCGGTTCTGCTGCCCTTTCCGCTCGGCGCGCCTTTCGATTACCGTCGACCTGCTGGAATGGATGTCGCGCCGGGGGACGTCGTCTTGGTTCCGCTCCAGGGCAAATCTGTCCATGGCGTGGTCTGGGACACGGCGCCGGACCCCGATCTGCCGCCAGGAAAGCTCAAAGCCCTGGCGCCCGCGCCGGGCCTGCCGCATCTCGCGGCGCCCTTGCGCCGCTTCATCGACTGGGTGGCCGCCTACACGCTGTCGCCCCCCGGTGAGGTGCTGGCGATGGCGATTCGCGCCCCCTTGCTGGTGGCGCCGCCCGCCCGCCTCGGCACCGGATGGCTGCCCGCCGAGGGGATGGTGGAGACCGAGTCGCTGACCCCGGCGCGTCGTCGCGTGCTGGAGGTTTTGGCCGATGGCCGCGCGCGGGGCCTCGCCGATCTGATTCGCGAAGCGGGCGTCGGCCCCGGCGTCGCCCGCGCCATGGCGGATCGCGGCTTGCTGCGTCCGGTCGCGATCACCCGGCCGGATGCCTTCGGGCGGCCCGACCCGGATTATGCCGGCGCGCCGACGCTGTCGCCGCAGCAGGCCGAGGCCGCGACCACCCTTGCGGCGGCGGTGCACGACCACGCCTTCTCAGTCACTTTGCTCGACGGCGTCACCGGCTCGGGCAAGACCGAAACCTATCTGGAGGCGGTGGCCGAGGCCGTGCGCCAAGGGCGGCAAAGCCTGATCCTGTTGCCGGAAATCGCCCTCTCGGCGCAGTGGCTCGATCGCTTCGCCCGCCGTTTCGGTGTGGCACCGGCGGTCTGGCATTCCGACCTCAGCCCCGCCGTCCGTCGCCGCACCTGGCGGGCCGTCGCCTCCGGCCAGGCGCCGGTGGTGGTGGGCGCGCGGTCTGCGTTGTTCCTGCCCTTCCCTGCACTCGGCCTCATCGTGGTGGATGAGGAGCACGAGACCGCCTTCAAGCAAGAAGAGGGCGTCATCTACCACGCGCGGGATATGGCGGTGGTCCGCGCCCGTATGGAGACCGCCCCGATCGTGCTGGTGTCCGCCACGCCGTCCCTGGAGACCACCGCCAATGTCGAAGCCGGGCGCTACGGCCACCTCAACCTGCCATCCCGCCATGGCGGCGCGGCGCTGCCTGATGTCATCGCCATCGACCAGCGCAAGGCGCCGCCAGAGCGCGGGCGCTTCCTGTCGCCGCCGCTGGTCGATGCCATCGCCGAAACCTTGGCGCGGGGCGAGCAGGCGATGCTGTTTCTCAACCGTCGCGGCTATGCACCGCTGACGCTGTGCCGCCATTGCGGACACCGATTCGCCTGTAAGAACTGCACCGCCTGGCTGGTCGAGCATCGTCGCCGCCGGCTGCTGCAATGCCACCATTGCGGCCATACCGAAGGCGTGCCGAAGGCCTGCCCGGCCTGCGACACCGAAGACAGCCTAACGGCGGTGGGTCCCGGTGTGGAGCGCATCACCGAGGAAGCGGCGCTGCTATTCCCCGATGCGCGGCTTTTGGTGATGGCGAGCGACACGCTCGGCGGTCCCGAAGGCGCCGCGCGCGCTGCTCAGGCGATCACGGATCGTACCGTCGACCTCATCATCGGCACCCAGATCGTCGCCAAGGGCTGGCATTTCCCCCATCTGACGCTCGTCGGCGTGGTCGATGCCGATCTCGGCCTCGCCGGGGGTGACCTCCGCGCTGGGGAGCGGACCTTGCAGCTCCTGCATCAGGTGGCGGGGCGGGCAGGGCGCGCGGAAGCGCCCGGCCGCGTGCTGTTGCAGACCTTCTCGCCCGAGCATCCCGTGATGAAGGCCCTCATCGGCGGCGATATCGCGGCCTTTATGGAGGCGGAGGCGGCGGCGCGTCGTCCGGGCCACTGGCCGCCCTACGGCCGTTTGGCGGCGCTCATCATTTATGGTGAGGATGTCATGGAGACCGATCGCGTAGCGGCGGCGCTGGGTCGTGCGGCGCCCCATGGCGAGGGGATCGAGGTATTGGGCCCGGCGCCTGCGCCGCTCGCCATGCTGCGGGGAAGACACCGGCGGCGCCTGCTTCTCAAGACCCGGCGGGACATTGCGGTGCAGCCACTGTTACGCGAATGGCTGGCGCGGGTTCCCGCGCCGAGGGCGGTGCGCGTGGACGTGGATGTGGATCCCGTGAGCTTCCTGTGA
- the atpD gene encoding F0F1 ATP synthase subunit beta, with protein sequence MANNSVGKVTQVLGAVVDVQFEGELPFIYNALTTKIGDRTLVLEVSQELGERTIRAIAMDTTDGLVRGQEVTDTGAAISVPVGPATLGRILNVIGEPIDERGPVEGVKRMPIHREAPSFEEQAVSAEILVTGIKVVDLLAPYLKGGKIGLFGGAGVGKTVLIQELINNIAKEHGGVSVFAGVGERTREGNDLYYEMMDAGVIKTDGEGSKVALVYGQMNEPPGARMRVALSGLTLAEYFRDEEGQDVLFFVDNIFRFTQAGAEVSALLGRIPSAVGYQPTLATDMGQLQERITSTNKGSITSVQAIYVPADDLTDPAPATSFAHLDATTVLSRSIAEQGIYPAVDPLDSTSRSLDPRIVGEEHYAVAREVQRVLQTYKSLQDIIAILGMDELSEDDKAIVARARKIQRFLSQPFHVAEVFTGSPGVFVQVADTIKAFKDICAGKYDDLPEGAFYMVGTIEEAVKKAEKMRETA encoded by the coding sequence ATGGCGAATAATTCGGTCGGTAAGGTCACGCAGGTTCTGGGTGCTGTCGTCGATGTCCAGTTCGAGGGCGAGTTGCCCTTCATCTACAACGCACTGACCACAAAGATCGGGGATCGTACCCTGGTGCTGGAAGTGTCGCAGGAACTGGGCGAGCGCACGATCCGCGCCATCGCCATGGACACGACGGACGGTCTGGTCCGCGGCCAAGAAGTGACGGATACCGGCGCGGCGATCTCGGTGCCGGTGGGCCCCGCCACGCTCGGCCGCATCCTGAACGTCATCGGCGAGCCGATCGATGAGCGCGGCCCGGTTGAGGGTGTGAAGCGCATGCCGATCCATCGCGAAGCGCCCTCCTTCGAGGAGCAGGCCGTAAGCGCTGAAATCCTCGTCACCGGAATCAAAGTCGTCGATCTCCTCGCGCCCTACCTGAAGGGCGGCAAGATCGGCCTGTTCGGCGGCGCCGGCGTCGGCAAGACCGTGCTCATCCAGGAACTGATCAATAATATCGCCAAGGAGCACGGCGGCGTGTCGGTCTTCGCCGGCGTGGGTGAGCGCACCCGTGAGGGTAACGATCTCTATTACGAAATGATGGATGCGGGCGTCATCAAGACCGATGGCGAGGGCTCCAAGGTGGCGCTCGTCTATGGCCAGATGAATGAGCCGCCGGGCGCCCGCATGCGCGTCGCCCTCTCGGGCCTGACCCTTGCGGAATACTTCCGCGATGAGGAAGGCCAGGACGTGCTGTTCTTCGTGGACAATATCTTCCGCTTCACCCAGGCGGGCGCCGAGGTTTCGGCTCTGCTGGGCCGCATCCCGTCGGCCGTGGGCTATCAGCCGACGCTCGCGACCGATATGGGCCAGTTGCAGGAGCGGATCACCTCCACCAACAAGGGCTCGATCACCTCGGTTCAGGCGATCTATGTGCCTGCCGATGATTTGACCGATCCGGCGCCGGCCACGTCCTTCGCCCATTTGGATGCGACGACCGTGCTGTCGCGCTCCATCGCCGAGCAGGGTATCTACCCGGCGGTCGATCCGCTGGATTCGACCTCGCGCTCGCTCGATCCGCGGATCGTGGGTGAGGAGCATTATGCCGTCGCCCGTGAGGTTCAGCGGGTGCTGCAAACCTACAAGTCGCTGCAGGACATCATCGCCATTCTGGGTATGGATGAGCTGTCCGAGGACGATAAGGCGATCGTCGCCCGCGCCCGCAAGATTCAGCGCTTCCTCAGCCAGCCCTTCCATGTCGCGGAAGTCTTCACCGGCTCCCCGGGTGTCTTTGTGCAGGTCGCGGATACCATCAAGGCCTTCAAGGACATCTGCGCGGGCAAGTATGACGATCTGCCGGAAGGTGCCTTCTACATGGTCGGCACCATCGAGGAGGCCGTGAAGAAGGCCGAGAAAATGCGCGAGACGGCCTGA
- a CDS encoding type II toxin-antitoxin system PemK/MazF family toxin has protein sequence MRIWPVRSTGDPTKGERLSSSATADLQAGDLIWIDFDPRTGREQSGRRPALVISPSALWEASRFAIVCPITSKVRPFASSVVLPEGLPLTGEILTSQVRSVDTLARPVTPLGAAVPAATLAEVRAKLSALLGMDG, from the coding sequence ATGAGGATTTGGCCGGTTCGTTCGACTGGGGACCCGACGAAGGGCGAGAGATTGTCGAGTAGCGCGACGGCGGATCTCCAGGCAGGCGACCTTATTTGGATTGACTTCGATCCGCGCACAGGCCGGGAACAGAGTGGGCGGAGGCCCGCGCTGGTCATCTCACCCTCCGCGCTTTGGGAGGCATCCCGCTTCGCAATCGTATGCCCGATCACGTCGAAAGTCCGCCCTTTCGCATCGAGCGTTGTTTTGCCGGAGGGCTTGCCGTTGACGGGCGAGATTCTGACGAGCCAAGTACGCAGCGTCGATACCCTGGCGCGGCCCGTCACACCGCTCGGTGCCGCCGTCCCTGCTGCCACATTGGCGGAAGTCCGGGCAAAGCTTTCGGCGCTGCTCGGGATGGATGGCTAG
- a CDS encoding NADPH-dependent FMN reductase encodes MPDTDRLTVPVLLGSVRRDRAGIRAARYVIAALEALGHEPVLVDPMELDLPLLDRMYKEHPKGEAPENLEALATLYRRADGFLIVSGEYNNGIPPALKNLLDYFLEEYFFRPSGIVCYSAGQFGGVRAAMQLRMTLAELGMSSIPGILPIPRITGALDEDGKPQGTAGPRGLDRFLDEFAWYARALKRQKAEGTPY; translated from the coding sequence ATGCCTGACACCGACCGTCTGACCGTCCCCGTTCTGCTTGGCTCCGTCCGTCGGGACCGCGCCGGCATCCGTGCCGCCCGCTATGTCATCGCGGCGTTGGAGGCGCTGGGCCACGAGCCCGTTCTCGTCGATCCGATGGAACTCGATTTACCGCTGCTGGACCGGATGTATAAAGAGCATCCGAAGGGCGAGGCGCCGGAAAACCTCGAAGCGCTGGCCACGCTCTATCGCCGTGCGGACGGCTTCCTCATCGTTAGCGGCGAATACAATAACGGCATCCCGCCGGCGCTGAAGAACCTGCTCGATTATTTTCTGGAAGAGTATTTCTTCCGGCCCTCCGGCATCGTCTGTTATTCGGCGGGCCAGTTCGGCGGCGTGCGCGCGGCGATGCAATTGCGGATGACGCTCGCCGAACTCGGCATGTCGAGCATCCCGGGCATTCTGCCGATCCCGCGCATCACGGGTGCCTTGGACGAGGACGGCAAACCCCAGGGCACCGCCGGTCCGCGTGGGCTTGACCGGTTCCTGGACGAATTCGCCTGGTATGCCCGCGCGCTGAAGCGGCAGAAGGCGGAAGGCACGCCGTATTAG
- a CDS encoding AbrB/MazE/SpoVT family DNA-binding domain-containing protein produces the protein MNVQLTKWGNSLGLRIPKSLATRFGLVEGAQLEIEADDDRIVISMPRPRYRIEDLVADLTHEDLAGSFDWGPDEGREIVE, from the coding sequence GTGAACGTCCAATTGACGAAATGGGGAAATAGTCTTGGGCTGCGCATCCCCAAATCCCTGGCCACGCGCTTCGGGCTCGTTGAAGGCGCGCAGTTAGAGATAGAGGCAGACGACGATCGGATTGTCATTTCAATGCCTCGACCACGATACCGGATCGAGGACCTCGTCGCGGATCTCACGCATGAGGATTTGGCCGGTTCGTTCGACTGGGGACCCGACGAAGGGCGAGAGATTGTCGAGTAG